One part of the Dehalococcoidia bacterium genome encodes these proteins:
- a CDS encoding protein kinase — translation MTLPAGTTFGQYVVREPLGEGGMASVYRAFQPSLRRDVAVKVIGAQLAGQPAFLARFRREAEVLARLEHPNILPVFDYGEADGQAYIVYRYIPGGTLWHRLGQPLPPASVARLLAPVAAALDFAHARGVIHRDIKPSNILLTEDETPIVADFGLARILETETNESRTGEPLTQIGTGLGTPAYMAPEQIRGEPLDGRADEYALGIVAYEMLTGSVPFAAATPEAVMAKHLYESPPSLQSRNPQLGAALAAVVEQALAREPDERFATCGAFVQALAQAATESSGRGIPEALAQTRPWQPSERGSIASGGSMAGSPIEGSGMYLRPATRTPSEPTVVAGSAGQAPPATPPGSERPVPEDEAPTVVSLPGIGARPQTPRPAAAPPMPPGWQQQAGGTWQAAPQPLWTPPAGGGAAPGGTGKKSRTPLLIGGAVLVLAAIAGAIALAAANCGGPQPKPTPSPVPIAPTSGGAGTLKPGNLNPTPAVTSTASAVPTVAPSASAAAPASTTPQRTAVPTAPPTTAPTTAPPTVAPPPAAGALPATILAQDGFSDPKTGILENSAGDSHYQLGYSGGEYVVKLTDPNYSTIPEEFIPNSYDDATLAVDVRMIDSADNRFVVLGCRYGDTNTGYRVWVDFGAGTYRLFAVESNADLRYLRNEQASPAILKGTATNRVALTCSGSTIAVSINGTNVASVKDAKAEYSTGQFLIGASTYTDHPQTIETHFDNLVVTKTPPNSVPVLLADPLSDPGTGLFNTDTTGSDQTKYSYANGEFVIQKQQASGGLDGKFLPGQYADTSTTVDARLVGTFTDRYVNIGCRDSDAGGYHLSVIPASGTFRLLKDGPGQETPSRLIDDTPSSAIKRNGEVNRLTLSCVGNTITVTINGTQVGQARDNGFSTGKIYIATGGDNLTAEARFRNLVVTQR, via the coding sequence GTGACCCTGCCGGCCGGGACGACGTTCGGGCAGTACGTGGTGCGCGAGCCGCTGGGCGAAGGCGGCATGGCGAGCGTCTACCGCGCCTTTCAGCCCAGCCTGCGCCGCGACGTGGCGGTCAAAGTCATCGGCGCCCAGCTCGCCGGCCAGCCCGCCTTTCTCGCCCGCTTCCGCCGCGAGGCGGAGGTGCTGGCCCGCCTCGAACACCCCAACATCCTGCCCGTGTTCGACTACGGCGAAGCGGACGGCCAGGCCTACATCGTCTACCGCTACATCCCCGGCGGCACGCTCTGGCACCGCCTGGGCCAGCCGCTGCCCCCGGCCAGCGTCGCGCGCCTGCTCGCGCCGGTTGCCGCGGCGCTCGATTTCGCCCACGCCCGCGGCGTGATTCACCGCGACATCAAGCCCAGCAACATCCTGCTCACCGAGGACGAGACGCCGATTGTGGCCGACTTCGGCCTCGCCCGCATCCTGGAGACGGAGACGAACGAGAGCCGCACGGGCGAGCCGCTGACCCAGATCGGCACCGGGCTGGGCACACCGGCCTACATGGCGCCGGAACAGATCCGCGGCGAGCCGCTGGACGGGCGGGCCGACGAATATGCGCTGGGCATCGTCGCCTACGAGATGCTGACCGGCAGCGTGCCCTTCGCCGCGGCCACGCCGGAAGCGGTGATGGCCAAGCACCTGTACGAATCGCCGCCCTCGCTGCAGAGCCGCAATCCGCAGCTCGGCGCCGCGCTGGCGGCCGTGGTGGAGCAGGCGCTCGCGCGCGAGCCGGACGAGCGTTTCGCCACGTGCGGCGCGTTCGTCCAGGCGCTGGCACAGGCCGCGACCGAAAGCAGCGGCCGCGGCATCCCGGAGGCGCTGGCGCAGACGCGCCCGTGGCAGCCTTCCGAGCGCGGCAGCATCGCCAGCGGCGGCAGCATGGCCGGCAGCCCGATCGAAGGCTCGGGCATGTACCTGCGCCCCGCGACGCGGACGCCGAGTGAACCAACGGTAGTGGCCGGCAGCGCGGGCCAGGCGCCGCCTGCCACACCGCCCGGCAGCGAGCGCCCCGTGCCGGAGGACGAAGCGCCGACGGTCGTCTCGCTGCCGGGCATCGGCGCGCGGCCGCAGACCCCGCGGCCGGCCGCGGCGCCGCCGATGCCGCCGGGCTGGCAACAGCAGGCGGGCGGCACCTGGCAGGCCGCGCCGCAGCCGCTGTGGACGCCGCCGGCCGGTGGAGGAGCCGCGCCCGGCGGCACGGGCAAGAAGTCGCGCACGCCGCTGCTGATCGGCGGCGCGGTGCTGGTGCTCGCCGCGATCGCCGGCGCGATCGCGCTGGCCGCGGCCAACTGCGGCGGCCCGCAGCCGAAACCGACGCCGTCGCCCGTGCCCATCGCCCCGACTTCGGGCGGCGCCGGCACGCTGAAGCCGGGCAATCTCAACCCGACGCCGGCCGTCACCAGCACGGCCAGCGCCGTGCCCACGGTCGCGCCGTCGGCCTCGGCCGCAGCGCCCGCCTCCACCACACCGCAACGCACGGCCGTCCCGACGGCGCCGCCGACAACCGCGCCGACCACGGCGCCGCCGACCGTCGCGCCGCCGCCGGCCGCCGGTGCGCTGCCGGCGACGATCCTCGCCCAGGACGGCTTCTCTGACCCGAAGACGGGCATTCTGGAGAACTCCGCCGGCGATTCGCACTACCAGCTCGGCTACTCAGGCGGCGAGTACGTGGTGAAGCTCACCGATCCAAACTACTCGACGATCCCGGAGGAGTTCATCCCCAACAGCTACGACGATGCGACGCTGGCGGTGGACGTGCGCATGATCGACAGCGCCGACAACCGCTTCGTCGTGCTCGGCTGCCGCTACGGCGACACCAACACGGGCTACCGCGTCTGGGTCGACTTCGGCGCCGGCACCTACCGCCTGTTCGCCGTGGAGAGCAACGCCGACCTGCGGTACCTGCGCAACGAGCAGGCATCGCCGGCGATTCTCAAGGGCACGGCCACGAACCGCGTGGCGCTCACCTGCTCCGGCAGCACGATCGCCGTCAGCATCAATGGCACAAACGTGGCCTCGGTGAAGGACGCCAAAGCGGAGTACAGCACTGGCCAGTTCCTGATCGGCGCCAGCACCTACACGGACCACCCGCAGACGATCGAGACGCACTTCGACAACCTGGTGGTGACGAAGACGCCGCCCAACAGCGTCCCGGTACTGCTGGCCGATCCGCTCAGCGACCCTGGCACCGGCCTGTTCAACACCGACACCACCGGATCGGACCAGACAAAGTATAGCTACGCCAACGGCGAGTTCGTGATCCAGAAGCAGCAGGCCAGCGGCGGACTGGATGGCAAGTTCCTGCCCGGCCAATACGCGGACACGAGCACCACGGTGGATGCGCGCCTGGTGGGAACGTTCACCGATCGCTACGTCAACATCGGCTGCCGCGACTCAGACGCCGGCGGCTATCACCTCTCGGTCATCCCCGCCAGCGGCACGTTCCGTCTGCTGAAGGACGGTCCCGGCCAGGAGACGCCGTCGCGCCTGATCGACGATA
- a CDS encoding DinB family protein → MLGWQRPFARLHGHRYKGAPGCQTVSRLPDSEARCQHARAADMAAGAVRWRRAAGAVGRTAGPSGRGDTMDADWRESLRQQFGAAIEMLAQARLWDDPLAAFWNVAFHALFWLDLYLSGSPAGFAPPAPFTLDELDPAGKLPERAYTREELRGYAAHTRAKCEATIAGLTDEQARRRQRVSRAELSFGELLLYTMRHVQEHAAQLQLLIGQHGGTSSGWVARATR, encoded by the coding sequence GTGCTGGGATGGCAGCGGCCGTTTGCCCGCCTCCACGGTCATCGTTACAAGGGCGCGCCGGGGTGTCAAACCGTATCACGCCTGCCGGATTCCGAGGCCAGATGCCAGCACGCCAGGGCCGCCGACATGGCTGCCGGCGCAGTACGATGGCGGAGGGCAGCCGGTGCCGTTGGACGCACAGCGGGGCCGAGCGGCCGCGGAGACACGATGGACGCGGACTGGCGCGAAAGCCTCCGGCAGCAGTTCGGCGCCGCGATCGAGATGCTCGCGCAGGCGCGGCTCTGGGACGATCCGCTCGCGGCGTTCTGGAACGTCGCCTTCCATGCGCTCTTCTGGCTCGACCTGTATCTGTCGGGTTCGCCCGCTGGCTTCGCCCCGCCGGCGCCGTTCACCCTGGACGAGCTGGACCCCGCGGGGAAGCTGCCCGAACGGGCGTACACCAGGGAGGAGCTGCGGGGCTACGCCGCCCACACCCGCGCGAAGTGCGAGGCGACGATCGCCGGGCTGACCGATGAACAAGCGCGGCGGCGGCAGCGCGTCTCCCGCGCCGAGCTGAGCTTTGGGGAGCTGCTGCTCTACACCATGCGCCACGTGCAGGAGCACGCCGCGCAGTTGCAGTTACTGATCGGGCAGCACGGCGGAACCTCGTCCGGCTGGGTGGCGCGGGCCACGCGGTAG
- a CDS encoding acyl-CoA dehydrogenase family protein → MDFRFSAAEEAFRAELLGFLREVAPPGWERRFAGDAAALWGFEREFQRKLAERRWLALPWPHELGGFGASYMQQLIFNETMAYNRAPSFVNMGVAWVGPSIMTYGTDEQKRRYVRRIAEGEDIWCTLYSEPGAGSDLASLQTRAERDGDEYVINGQKIWTTYAHLSDYGWLAARTDPAAPKHKGISTFVVPMKAPGVQVRPLVNMADGHEFNEVFFENVRVPKENLVGEENRGWYQVATGLDIERTAIGSPATARRTLEDLVQFCKTARRGGRALIDDPIARHTLADLAVSIDMAKMLSYRIASMQTAGRAPGYEASSAKMFGTELNQRLANAAVGLLGLAGQLDGVDARAPLHGRLKYLYLRMVANTIEGGTSEIQRTVIATRGLGLPRG, encoded by the coding sequence ATGGACTTCCGCTTCTCCGCGGCCGAAGAGGCGTTTCGCGCCGAGCTGCTCGGCTTTCTGCGCGAGGTCGCGCCGCCCGGCTGGGAGCGGCGCTTCGCCGGCGATGCGGCCGCGCTCTGGGGCTTCGAGCGCGAGTTTCAGCGCAAGCTGGCCGAGCGGCGCTGGCTGGCGCTGCCCTGGCCGCACGAGCTGGGCGGTTTCGGCGCCAGCTATATGCAGCAACTGATCTTCAACGAGACGATGGCCTACAACCGCGCGCCCTCGTTCGTGAACATGGGCGTCGCCTGGGTCGGGCCCTCGATCATGACCTACGGCACGGACGAGCAGAAGCGCCGCTACGTGCGCCGCATCGCCGAGGGCGAGGATATCTGGTGCACGCTCTACTCCGAGCCGGGCGCCGGCTCCGACCTCGCCAGCCTGCAAACCCGCGCCGAACGTGACGGCGACGAGTACGTGATCAACGGCCAGAAGATCTGGACGACCTACGCACACCTCTCCGATTACGGCTGGCTCGCCGCCCGCACCGACCCCGCCGCGCCCAAGCATAAGGGCATCAGCACCTTCGTCGTGCCCATGAAAGCGCCGGGTGTGCAGGTGCGGCCGCTGGTGAACATGGCGGACGGGCACGAGTTCAACGAGGTCTTTTTCGAGAACGTGCGCGTGCCGAAGGAGAACCTGGTCGGCGAGGAGAACCGCGGCTGGTACCAGGTCGCCACCGGCCTCGACATCGAGCGCACGGCGATCGGCAGCCCGGCCACGGCGCGCCGCACGCTGGAAGACCTGGTGCAGTTCTGCAAGACGGCGCGGAGAGGCGGCCGGGCGCTGATCGACGATCCGATCGCGCGGCACACGCTGGCCGACCTCGCGGTCAGCATCGACATGGCGAAGATGCTGTCGTACCGCATTGCCTCGATGCAGACGGCGGGCCGGGCGCCGGGCTATGAGGCATCGAGCGCCAAGATGTTCGGCACGGAGCTGAACCAGCGGCTGGCGAACGCGGCAGTGGGCCTCCTCGGCCTCGCCGGCCAGCTCGACGGCGTCGACGCCCGCGCCCCGCTGCACGGCCGGCTCAAGTATCTCTACCTGCGCATGGTGGCGAACACGATCGAGGGCGGCACCAGCGAGATCCAGCGCACCGTGATCGCCACCCGCGGCCTCGGTCTGCCGCGGGGCTGA
- a CDS encoding nitronate monooxygenase family protein, translating to MARFSLHTKICDLLGIEYPVILAGMGPTAGRAGGAAATAPLVAAVSNAGGLGVLGGAGSTPEQLREEIRKVRGLTSKPFGVDLLLPSNVVRQPGGSNGGATDWRAQIPHPYWEAIAGLKAQFGIPDVQREGSAPGVGAWRIEDQVQVLFDERVPVFASGLGNPAPYVPRCRELGIKVTALVGNVKNARRVADAGVDIVVAQGHEAGGHTGRIGTLALVPQVVDAVAPVPVVAAGGIGDGRGLAAALALGAHGVWCGTAFLATEEANIASLQKQKIVEANEEDTRVTRLYSGKTMRNITNPLIEAWDALNIKALPMGLQGLLIADLLAGIRASDKEELLMNAAGQISGLIGGLRPARAVLDEIVDGAAEILTRELPARAQVAEGSTVR from the coding sequence ATGGCACGCTTCAGCCTGCACACGAAGATCTGCGACCTCCTCGGCATCGAATATCCGGTGATCCTCGCCGGCATGGGGCCGACGGCGGGGCGAGCCGGTGGCGCCGCGGCCACGGCGCCGCTCGTGGCGGCCGTCTCCAACGCCGGCGGCCTCGGCGTGCTGGGCGGCGCCGGCTCCACGCCCGAGCAGTTGCGCGAGGAGATCCGCAAGGTCCGCGGTCTCACGAGCAAGCCGTTCGGCGTCGATCTGCTGCTGCCCTCCAACGTCGTGCGCCAGCCGGGCGGCAGCAACGGCGGCGCTACGGACTGGCGGGCACAGATCCCGCATCCCTACTGGGAGGCGATCGCCGGGCTGAAGGCGCAGTTCGGTATTCCCGACGTACAGCGCGAAGGTTCAGCGCCGGGGGTGGGCGCCTGGCGCATCGAGGACCAGGTGCAGGTGCTGTTCGACGAGCGGGTGCCCGTCTTCGCCTCCGGCCTGGGCAACCCCGCGCCCTACGTGCCGCGCTGCCGCGAACTGGGGATCAAGGTCACCGCCCTCGTCGGCAATGTGAAGAACGCGCGGCGCGTGGCCGACGCCGGCGTCGACATCGTCGTGGCGCAGGGGCACGAGGCCGGCGGCCATACGGGACGCATCGGCACACTGGCGCTGGTGCCGCAGGTGGTCGACGCGGTTGCGCCGGTGCCGGTGGTGGCCGCGGGCGGCATCGGCGACGGGCGCGGGCTGGCGGCGGCGCTCGCGCTCGGCGCGCACGGCGTCTGGTGCGGCACGGCGTTCCTGGCGACGGAAGAGGCGAATATTGCGTCGCTGCAGAAGCAGAAGATCGTGGAGGCGAACGAAGAGGACACGCGCGTGACGCGGCTCTACAGCGGCAAGACGATGCGGAACATCACCAACCCGCTGATCGAGGCGTGGGACGCACTCAATATCAAGGCGCTGCCGATGGGTCTGCAAGGGTTGCTGATCGCGGATCTGCTCGCCGGCATCCGTGCCTCCGACAAAGAAGAGCTGCTGATGAACGCCGCCGGCCAGATCTCCGGCCTGATCGGCGGCCTGCGCCCCGCGCGAGCCGTGCTCGACGAGATCGTGGACGGCGCCGCCGAGATCCTGACGCGCGAGCTGCCCGCGCGGGCGCAGGTCGCGGAAGGAAGCACGGTACGCTGA
- a CDS encoding CoA transferase translates to MVSPSSAAIESNARPGPLTGVRVLDLGDPLTIYAGKLLADLGADVILVEPPGGVPARNLPPFFHEQSGPATSLTFWFFNTSKRSVTCDLHTADGRALFARLVPTAQIVLEGGPPGGLDELGIGFQRFHAELPALIWAGISGFGSTGPRAGWLADDLVGIAMSGILTLSGYPDRPPVQLPGNQGWYAAGIQAAQGLLLALRVAEQHGAGQFVDVSMQEALSLAQETAMQTWDMRREVRKRQGEARLMPGVGTYECADGHLYSMVGIPGFGANWQVLAGWMAEQGMAEDLGNEHWQNILNSMNIRELTQLWSNPEKLADLQAQYAHVNDVLERFYKRFSKQYLYEEGQRRRLLIGPANTARDLLNDAQLAARGWFQQVEHPELQQTVTYPGPPYRLARSPWQIARRPPLPGEHNIEVFGTLGLSPADLATLTAAHAI, encoded by the coding sequence ATGGTCTCACCATCATCGGCCGCCATTGAAAGCAATGCCCGTCCCGGCCCACTGACCGGCGTGCGCGTGCTCGATTTGGGCGATCCGCTCACGATCTACGCCGGCAAGCTGCTCGCCGACCTCGGCGCCGATGTGATCCTGGTCGAGCCGCCCGGCGGCGTGCCCGCCCGCAACCTGCCGCCCTTCTTCCACGAGCAGTCCGGCCCCGCGACCTCGCTCACCTTCTGGTTCTTCAACACCTCCAAACGCTCCGTCACCTGCGACCTGCATACGGCCGACGGGCGTGCCCTCTTCGCACGGCTCGTGCCCACGGCGCAGATCGTGCTCGAAGGCGGGCCGCCGGGCGGGCTGGACGAGCTGGGCATTGGCTTCCAGCGCTTCCACGCCGAGCTGCCGGCGCTGATCTGGGCCGGCATCAGCGGCTTCGGCAGCACAGGGCCGCGCGCCGGCTGGCTGGCCGACGACCTGGTCGGCATCGCCATGTCCGGCATCCTCACGCTCTCCGGCTACCCCGATCGGCCGCCCGTGCAACTGCCGGGCAACCAGGGCTGGTACGCCGCCGGCATCCAGGCGGCGCAGGGGCTGCTGCTAGCGCTGCGCGTGGCCGAGCAGCACGGCGCCGGCCAGTTCGTCGACGTCTCGATGCAGGAGGCGCTCTCGCTGGCGCAGGAGACGGCGATGCAGACCTGGGATATGCGCCGCGAGGTACGCAAGCGCCAGGGCGAGGCGCGGCTGATGCCCGGCGTCGGTACCTACGAGTGCGCCGACGGCCATCTCTACTCGATGGTCGGCATCCCCGGCTTCGGCGCCAACTGGCAGGTGCTCGCCGGTTGGATGGCCGAGCAAGGCATGGCCGAAGACCTGGGCAACGAGCACTGGCAGAACATCTTGAACAGCATGAATATCCGCGAACTGACGCAGCTCTGGTCCAACCCCGAGAAGTTGGCCGACCTGCAGGCGCAGTACGCGCACGTCAACGACGTGTTGGAGCGCTTCTACAAACGGTTCAGTAAGCAGTATCTCTATGAAGAAGGCCAGCGTCGCCGCCTGCTGATCGGCCCAGCCAACACCGCACGGGATCTGCTCAACGACGCGCAACTCGCGGCGCGCGGCTGGTTCCAGCAGGTCGAGCACCCGGAGCTGCAGCAGACGGTGACCTACCCTGGTCCCCCCTACCGGCTAGCCAGATCGCCCTGGCAGATCGCCCGCCGCCCGCCGCTCCCCGGCGAGCACAACATTGAGGTCTTCGGCACGCTGGGCCTCAGCCCGGCCGACCTCGCCACGCTAACCGCCGCCCACGCAATCTAA
- a CDS encoding CoA transferase — protein MTADLPLPLAGIRVADFSWFAAGPVAGAVLAQFGAEVIRVESESHLDGLRTTMPVPPGSEGSVNVSGYYNNFNANKRCFTLNMSRPEARAVALELLATCDVMLENYTPRIVEKWGLTYADVAAVRPDIIYVNIPMQGNWGPHRDFLGFGGVLAPVSGYSYLAGWPDRAPIGVGTNYPDYVINPGHATIAILAALRHRDRTGEGQQIELSQLESTLNGLGPALMEAAANGTVPQRQGNRCAYAAPHAAFRCQDRPATGTGAPEDRWCVISVYTDAQWQALKAEMGEPDWAAETRFGTLLGRKQHEDELERCTEAWTRTLSAEAVAERLQDRGVPAGIVQSAEDVLDHDPQLQARGLYVYLDHPEAGRTAYDGPHFVLSATPGVLHTPAPLLGEANDYIVNELLGVDGERAADLLVNQIVY, from the coding sequence ATGACCGCTGATCTGCCCTTGCCGCTCGCCGGCATTCGCGTGGCGGACTTCTCCTGGTTCGCCGCTGGCCCCGTGGCCGGCGCGGTGCTGGCGCAGTTCGGCGCCGAAGTTATTCGCGTCGAGTCCGAGTCGCACCTCGACGGCCTGCGCACCACCATGCCCGTGCCGCCGGGCAGCGAAGGCAGCGTCAACGTCTCCGGCTACTACAACAACTTTAACGCGAACAAGCGCTGCTTCACGCTCAACATGAGCCGGCCCGAGGCCCGCGCCGTCGCGCTGGAGCTGCTTGCAACCTGCGACGTGATGCTGGAGAACTACACGCCGCGCATCGTGGAGAAGTGGGGGCTGACCTACGCCGACGTCGCCGCGGTGCGGCCGGACATCATCTACGTCAACATCCCCATGCAGGGCAATTGGGGGCCGCACCGCGACTTTTTGGGCTTCGGCGGTGTGCTGGCCCCGGTCAGCGGCTACAGCTACCTCGCCGGCTGGCCCGACCGCGCCCCGATCGGCGTCGGCACCAACTATCCCGACTACGTGATCAACCCCGGCCACGCCACGATCGCCATCCTCGCCGCGCTGCGCCACCGCGACCGCACGGGGGAAGGGCAGCAGATCGAGCTCTCGCAGCTCGAATCGACGCTCAACGGCCTCGGCCCGGCGCTGATGGAGGCAGCCGCTAACGGCACCGTGCCCCAACGCCAGGGTAACCGCTGCGCCTACGCCGCGCCGCATGCCGCCTTCCGCTGCCAGGACCGGCCGGCCACGGGCACGGGCGCGCCCGAAGACCGCTGGTGCGTGATCTCGGTCTACACCGACGCCCAGTGGCAGGCGCTGAAGGCGGAGATGGGCGAGCCGGACTGGGCCGCGGAGACGCGCTTCGGCACGCTGCTCGGCCGCAAGCAGCACGAGGACGAGCTGGAGCGCTGCACCGAGGCGTGGACGCGCACGCTCAGCGCCGAGGCGGTGGCGGAGCGGCTGCAGGACCGCGGTGTGCCGGCCGGCATCGTGCAAAGCGCCGAGGACGTGCTCGACCACGACCCGCAGCTGCAGGCGCGCGGTCTCTACGTCTATCTCGACCACCCGGAGGCGGGCCGCACCGCCTACGACGGCCCGCACTTCGTGCTGAGCGCCACGCCGGGCGTGCTGCATACGCCGGCGCCGCTGCTGGGCGAGGCGAACGACTACATCGTGAACGAGCTGCTGGGCGTGGACGGCGAGCGCGCCGCCGACCTGCTGGTCAACCAGATCGTATATTAG
- a CDS encoding thiolase family protein has translation MAEQVSMKGRAAICGLGITDMGRIYGHDANWFAGEAVRLAVEDAGLSKDEIDGLLINAGIQGITGGGLGLALQNYLGFNNLRMLNHMNAAGSTAAQMVQYASFAVAGGLANYVACVFADAPLQANKSAGAAYGSTRRPAGMISLASAYGMYGANSSYALAARRHMAEYGTTQDQLGQIAVSTRLWATMNPKAQMREAISLEDYHNSRWIMEPLHLLDCCLVSNGGVCVIVTTAERARDLRQPPAYVWGMGQGHHGNPMRRGFEPETHSAATIAKASAFRMAGITTDDVDVCELYDCYTYTTLVTLEDYGFCKKGEGGAFVEDGKLGPGGSLPTNTGGGQLSGYYMWGMTPVSEAVIQTRGQGGERQAPKHDVVLVSGNGGVLNYHGCLVLSPNPA, from the coding sequence ATGGCAGAACAGGTGAGCATGAAGGGCAGGGCCGCGATCTGCGGCCTCGGCATTACCGACATGGGCCGCATCTACGGCCACGACGCCAACTGGTTCGCCGGCGAGGCGGTACGGTTGGCGGTGGAAGACGCTGGCCTGAGTAAAGACGAGATCGACGGCCTGCTGATCAACGCGGGCATCCAGGGCATCACCGGCGGCGGCCTCGGCCTGGCGCTGCAGAACTACCTGGGCTTCAACAACCTGCGCATGCTGAACCACATGAACGCCGCCGGCTCGACCGCGGCGCAGATGGTGCAGTACGCGTCGTTTGCCGTGGCGGGCGGCCTGGCCAACTACGTCGCCTGTGTCTTCGCCGACGCGCCGCTGCAGGCGAACAAGAGCGCTGGCGCGGCCTACGGCAGCACCCGCCGCCCCGCCGGCATGATCAGCCTCGCCAGCGCCTACGGGATGTACGGCGCCAACTCCAGCTACGCGCTGGCAGCACGGCGGCACATGGCCGAGTACGGCACCACGCAGGACCAGCTCGGCCAGATCGCCGTCTCCACCCGCCTCTGGGCGACGATGAACCCGAAGGCGCAGATGCGCGAGGCGATCTCGCTCGAGGACTACCACAACTCGCGTTGGATCATGGAGCCGCTGCACCTGCTCGATTGCTGCCTCGTCTCCAACGGCGGCGTCTGCGTGATCGTGACCACGGCCGAGCGGGCGCGCGATCTGCGGCAGCCGCCGGCCTACGTCTGGGGCATGGGCCAGGGCCATCACGGCAACCCGATGCGCCGCGGCTTCGAGCCGGAGACGCACTCCGCCGCGACGATCGCCAAAGCCTCGGCCTTCCGCATGGCCGGCATCACCACCGACGACGTGGACGTCTGCGAGCTGTACGACTGCTACACCTACACCACGCTGGTGACGCTGGAAGACTACGGCTTCTGCAAGAAGGGCGAGGGCGGCGCCTTCGTCGAGGACGGCAAGCTCGGCCCCGGCGGCAGCCTGCCCACCAACACCGGCGGCGGCCAGCTCTCCGGCTACTACATGTGGGGCATGACGCCCGTTTCAGAGGCGGTCATTCAAACGCGCGGCCAGGGCGGCGAGCGGCAGGCGCCGAAGCACGATGTGGTGCTCGTCTCCGGCAACGGCGGCGTGCTCAACTACCATGGCTGCCTCGTGCTCAGCCCCAATCCGGCATAG
- a CDS encoding Zn-ribbon domain-containing OB-fold protein yields MTSDYAKPMPAADEDSAPFFAGAREGRLMLMRCNNCGAYRYPSRDRCDVCWSTDTAWVQASGKGAVYTFGIMHQLYHPGFKDEIPYNVAVIELAEGPRMYSNLVGVANDQIRVGMPVEVTFERISDEISLPKFRPAA; encoded by the coding sequence ATGACGAGTGACTACGCCAAGCCCATGCCCGCCGCCGACGAGGACTCCGCGCCGTTCTTTGCGGGCGCCCGCGAGGGCAGGCTGATGCTGATGCGCTGCAACAACTGCGGCGCCTACCGCTACCCCTCGCGCGACCGCTGCGACGTCTGCTGGAGCACGGACACCGCGTGGGTGCAGGCGAGCGGCAAGGGCGCCGTCTACACCTTCGGCATCATGCACCAGCTCTACCATCCGGGCTTCAAGGACGAGATCCCCTACAACGTGGCCGTGATCGAGCTTGCGGAAGGGCCGCGTATGTACTCCAACCTCGTCGGCGTGGCGAACGACCAGATCCGCGTGGGTATGCCGGTCGAAGTCACCTTCGAGCGCATCAGCGATGAGATCAGCCTGCCGAAGTTCCGGCCGGCGGCGTAG
- a CDS encoding aminoglycoside phosphotransferase family protein encodes MPDRPALPEDAIVAAIQRHYGLPVTALTALTLGQDVAAWTYRAATAAGAAYFLKLRHGRIPAATLRVPRFLADHGATAVVAPLPTRSGQLWADLDPFTLTVYPFIDGTAGMAYGLQQRHWLAFGAALRQVHDTLLSPDLARIVPREAFTFAQLFQRQRQSPWNEVVAGLEALGAAADAESPELQALAGWWQTQRPVVLALAGRFTALGAQLRRSPPPLVLCHADIHPNNLLIDHDDRLWMVDWDEVLYAPKECDLMMGVGGLGVYPAGAREARWFLAGYGSPAVDGVALAFYRHVRALSDIGAYAEQVLHKTSSAAARRDALRRLARLSAPGAIVTLAQQADRGLA; translated from the coding sequence ATGCCTGACCGTCCTGCGCTGCCCGAAGACGCCATCGTCGCGGCCATCCAGCGGCACTACGGCCTTCCCGTGACGGCGCTGACCGCCCTCACGCTGGGGCAGGATGTCGCGGCGTGGACCTATCGCGCCGCCACTGCCGCGGGCGCCGCCTACTTTCTCAAGCTCCGCCATGGCCGCATACCCGCGGCCACGTTGCGCGTCCCCCGCTTCCTGGCCGACCACGGCGCGACGGCCGTCGTCGCGCCACTGCCGACCCGCAGCGGCCAGCTATGGGCCGATCTCGACCCGTTCACCCTCACCGTGTACCCGTTCATCGACGGCACGGCCGGTATGGCGTACGGGCTCCAGCAGCGCCACTGGCTCGCCTTCGGCGCGGCGCTCCGGCAGGTGCACGACACGCTGCTTTCCCCCGACCTCGCGCGGATCGTGCCCCGCGAGGCATTCACGTTCGCCCAGCTCTTTCAGCGGCAGCGCCAGTCCCCGTGGAACGAGGTCGTCGCCGGCCTGGAGGCGCTCGGCGCGGCAGCCGACGCGGAATCACCGGAACTCCAGGCCCTGGCGGGTTGGTGGCAGACGCAGCGCCCCGTGGTGCTGGCGCTCGCCGGACGCTTCACGGCCCTCGGGGCGCAGCTGCGCCGCTCACCGCCGCCGCTGGTGCTCTGCCATGCCGACATCCATCCCAACAACCTGCTGATCGACCACGACGACCGGCTGTGGATGGTCGACTGGGACGAGGTGCTCTATGCGCCGAAGGAGTGCGATCTGATGATGGGCGTCGGCGGCCTGGGCGTCTATCCCGCCGGCGCGCGTGAGGCACGCTGGTTCCTTGCGGGCTACGGCAGTCCCGCGGTCGATGGAGTGGCGTTGGCCTTTTACCGCCACGTGCGTGCCCTGAGCGATATCGGCGCCTACGCGGAGCAGGTGCTGCACAAGACCAGCAGCGCGGCGGCCAGGCGAGATGCCCTGCGCCGGCTGGCGCGCCTCAGCGCTCCCGGCGCCATCGTCACCCTGGCGCAGCAGGCGGACCGCGGTCTGGCCTGA